The genomic region GGAACTTTCTCTTTTATTAAGAAGGCCACCAGGACGTGAAGCTTATCCAGGTGATGTTTTCTATTTACATTCTAGACTATTAGAAAGAGCTGCAAGATTAAATGAAAATTATGGTGGAGGTTCTTTAACAGCGTTACCTATTATCGAAACACAAGCTAATGACGTTTCCGCTTATATTCCAACAAACGTTATTTCTATTACTGATGGACAAATTTACCTTGAACCTTCATTATTCTATGCAGGTCAAAGACCAGCAGTTAATGTTGGTTTATCTGTTTCAAGGGTTGGTGGGGCTGCTCAAATTAAAGCTATGAAACAAGTAGCAGGTAGTTTGAGACTTGATTTAGCTCAATATAGAGAGTTGGAAGCTTTCGCCCAATTTGCTACTGAATTAGATGAATCAACAAGAAAACAATTAATTAGAGGAGAAAAACTTTCTGAATTATTAAAACAAGGACAATATGTTCCTATGGAAGTTGAGGATCAAGTTGCTGTAGTATTTGCTGGTGTTAATGGATACTTAGATGATATTCCAACTTCTAGCATTAGCAAATTTGAAAAAGAATTCTTACAATATTTAAAATCAAATAAGCCATCTATCTTAGAATCAATTAAAACTAAGAAAAAAATTGATGAGGAATTAGATAAGGAGCTTAGAAAAGCTATTGAAGACTTTAAAGCAGCTTTTCAAGCTTAAGGTGGTGACTTCATATGAGTCGTGGAAAACTTAGAATCCTCAAACAACGAAGAGCTTCCACCCAATCTACAATGAAAATAACAAAAGCTATGGAAATGGTGGCAGCTGCTAAAGCTAATAAGGTTGTAAAAGAAATTAATGCATTAAAGGATTATGCATTATACTCAGAAAAAATTATTAAAAAAATAGCTCCTGTTGAGGATAGTATTTATACTTCTAATGGAGAAGGAACTTTAATTGTTGTTGTTACACCTGACATGGGACTATGTGGAGCCTTCCCTATGGAGTTAACGAAAACTGCTATTAAATTAGCGGAAAACACTGAAGATTTTATTGGGTTTTATAACATAGGTTCAAAAGGTGAAATAGAACTTAAACAAACTGGAAAATTGTTATTATCAAGGACAAAATTATATGATGTTCCAAATCAA from Marinitoga litoralis harbors:
- the atpG gene encoding ATP synthase F1 subunit gamma: MSRGKLRILKQRRASTQSTMKITKAMEMVAAAKANKVVKEINALKDYALYSEKIIKKIAPVEDSIYTSNGEGTLIVVVTPDMGLCGAFPMELTKTAIKLAENTEDFIGFYNIGSKGEIELKQTGKLLLSRTKLYDVPNQEDAEYILDDILDIIENKNVGKVKVVYGAFKNALVQKPEVVDLLPIQFESSIDSRFEYEPDSKELFEEAAYLYLLSKIYLIIYENKISELYARKNAMHNATDNAKNLIEKLTLAYNKARQASITQELIEIVNGAQALQEE